In a genomic window of Methylobacter sp. YRD-M1:
- a CDS encoding ABC transporter ATP-binding protein — MYKENLLTGFTHDQTFPSSDRQSKPSLLQAKRLTKEYRGKNRTLRVFEDIDLEVRPHEVVCLLGASGCGKSSLLTALAGLNPASGGKILFDGKPLNKPDARLSLVFQDPCLLPWLNVRQNTAFALTLSGGPKLTRHEIQVQTDTALQWVGLQHCAHVYPDQLSGGMAQRVSLARALVRSPEILLMDEPFSALDAITRLSMQELLLGLIARRRNAVVLVTHDIDEALMLGDRILLMGGMPGRIVREWKISLPQPRGQRLHELTETRMAILEALAQVAGGHLLPDGRVI; from the coding sequence ATGTATAAGGAAAATCTCTTGACCGGCTTCACCCATGACCAAACGTTTCCATCATCTGACCGGCAAAGCAAGCCGTCTTTGCTGCAAGCCAAACGGCTCACAAAAGAATACCGCGGCAAAAACCGGACATTGCGGGTTTTTGAGGATATTGACCTGGAAGTCCGTCCGCATGAGGTGGTCTGCCTCCTGGGCGCCAGCGGTTGCGGCAAGTCTTCCTTGTTGACGGCGCTGGCGGGATTGAATCCGGCCAGTGGCGGGAAAATCCTGTTCGACGGGAAGCCGCTCAATAAACCCGATGCGCGCCTCAGTTTGGTCTTTCAGGACCCATGCCTGTTGCCCTGGCTCAATGTCCGCCAAAACACGGCTTTCGCGTTGACTCTGAGCGGCGGCCCGAAGCTGACCCGTCATGAAATCCAGGTGCAAACGGACACGGCTTTGCAATGGGTGGGATTGCAGCATTGCGCCCATGTCTACCCTGACCAGTTGTCAGGCGGCATGGCGCAGCGCGTGTCATTGGCGAGAGCTTTGGTGCGCAGCCCGGAGATTCTGCTCATGGACGAGCCTTTCAGCGCGCTCGATGCGATTACGCGCCTGAGCATGCAGGAGCTGTTGCTCGGCTTGATCGCCCGAAGGCGCAATGCCGTGGTATTGGTGACCCATGATATCGATGAAGCGTTAATGCTCGGCGACCGCATTTTATTGATGGGCGGCATGCCCGGCCGCATCGTGCGGGAATGGAAGATTTCCTTGCCGCAGCCCAGGGGGCAACGGCTCCATGAGCTCACGGAGACCCGCATGGCTATTCTGGAAGCATTGGCTCAGGTGGCCGGCGGGCATCTGCTGCCGGACGGCAGGGTAATTTGA
- a CDS encoding acyl-CoA dehydrogenase family protein, translating to MNAIMTLDTTDSLDNQPEITNLDQLIARRLEPCVAAIDLEGEYPREFLRSLGEIGGFAGVVSPDYGGNGLGLGHCLRVMDQIARSCLSTAFAVWCQTACQRYLQLSGNDQVKAAFLPDLTGGRLMGGTGLSNTLKANAGIERALLKARRIPGGYEINGSLPWVSNLGPGHIFVTGCPLEGDGRLVFFLVDCDQSGFRLVDGARFAALEGTGTLACQFRNCRIADHRVLAHAEDSEAYLARIKPGMILGQMGMALGLVKGCIDLIDRSQSLLNQYLDDQADDLRRALQVVDDETHRLAGILDRDPSAAIIRDILQVRLAGSELALRAAQAAMLHQGARGYLAHSAAQRKLREAYFVAIVTPAIKHLRRELACLENQPH from the coding sequence ATGAATGCGATAATGACTCTTGATACGACCGATTCCTTAGATAATCAGCCCGAAATAACGAATCTTGACCAGCTGATTGCCCGGCGGTTGGAGCCGTGTGTTGCCGCGATCGATCTTGAAGGCGAATATCCGCGTGAGTTTTTGCGTTCACTGGGAGAAATCGGCGGCTTCGCGGGCGTGGTTTCTCCCGACTATGGCGGCAATGGCTTGGGTCTGGGGCATTGCCTGCGCGTGATGGACCAGATCGCTCGCAGCTGTCTCTCCACGGCGTTTGCGGTCTGGTGCCAGACCGCCTGCCAGCGCTATCTGCAATTGTCCGGCAACGATCAGGTCAAGGCGGCCTTTTTGCCGGACCTCACCGGCGGCCGCCTCATGGGCGGGACCGGTTTGTCCAACACTTTGAAGGCCAATGCCGGCATTGAACGGGCTTTGTTGAAGGCGCGCCGCATTCCCGGCGGTTATGAGATCAACGGCAGCCTGCCCTGGGTATCCAACCTGGGTCCGGGGCATATATTTGTCACCGGCTGCCCGCTGGAAGGCGATGGTCGTCTGGTGTTTTTTCTCGTCGACTGCGATCAGTCGGGATTTCGGCTGGTGGACGGGGCCCGTTTTGCCGCCCTGGAAGGCACCGGCACGCTGGCCTGCCAGTTCCGGAATTGCCGGATAGCGGATCATCGCGTGCTGGCGCATGCGGAAGATTCAGAGGCTTATCTGGCAAGAATAAAGCCGGGCATGATACTGGGGCAGATGGGTATGGCTCTTGGGCTCGTCAAAGGCTGTATCGATCTGATCGACCGGTCCCAATCTCTTTTAAACCAGTACCTGGACGATCAAGCCGACGATCTGCGCAGGGCGCTGCAAGTGGTCGACGACGAAACGCATCGGCTGGCCGGGATTCTGGATCGCGATCCGTCTGCTGCCATTATCCGCGATATTTTACAGGTTCGTCTGGCAGGCAGCGAACTGGCGCTGCGGGCCGCGCAAGCGGCCATGCTGCATCAAGGGGCCAGGGGCTATCTGGCCCATTCCGCCGCACAGCGAAAACTGCGCGAGGCGTATTTCGTGGCCATCGTGACGCCCGCCATCAAGCATCTGCGCCGCGAACTCGCCTGTCTTGAGAATCAGCCGCATTGA
- a CDS encoding class II glutamine amidotransferase translates to MCLIIHKPGHAEVPVDLLRSAAEHNPDGFGLMSFGGSNWVNFKRRRTTCFNALHRAYRCVGDQECVIHLRLRTRGDITAANTHPFRLTPDVYMVHNGTLDIECRVQGRSDSWHAANDYLRPILRHNPDLLHSPDFQALLKTWIGPDNRFVFMDARRQKTVIVNREHGVEFQGLWLSNTRWFDAGRVGLPQQEQLPMEPLPAAFAKPVAMNK, encoded by the coding sequence ATGTGTCTGATCATACATAAACCGGGACATGCCGAAGTGCCTGTAGATCTGCTGCGGTCAGCTGCCGAGCATAACCCCGACGGATTCGGCCTGATGTCTTTCGGCGGATCAAACTGGGTTAACTTCAAGCGGCGGCGCACTACCTGCTTTAACGCATTGCACCGAGCTTACAGATGCGTGGGCGATCAGGAATGCGTCATCCATTTGCGGCTGCGCACTCGGGGCGACATCACGGCGGCCAATACGCATCCTTTCAGGCTGACGCCCGATGTTTACATGGTGCACAACGGCACGCTGGATATCGAGTGCCGGGTGCAGGGACGTTCCGACAGCTGGCATGCCGCCAATGATTACCTCCGCCCCATTCTGCGGCACAACCCGGATCTGCTTCACAGCCCTGATTTTCAGGCGCTGCTGAAAACCTGGATCGGGCCGGACAACCGCTTCGTCTTCATGGACGCACGCCGGCAGAAAACCGTCATCGTCAACCGGGAACATGGCGTCGAATTCCAGGGGTTGTGGTTGAGCAACACGCGCTGGTTCGATGCCGGCCGAGTCGGATTGCCTCAGCAAGAGCAGTTACCGATGGAGCCCCTGCCGGCCGCTTTCGCAAAACCGGTAGCCATGAATAAATAG
- a CDS encoding OsmC family protein gives MAIEKVNCFYPDILRPIDKSGLEKLSEKGKANPGATVTLKAKTVCEGQFRNLTYIRDLAPYVIDEPPHLLGQDTAPNPSEALLAALGACLSVGIHANATARGIALSKLELALEGDINVTAVWGVGDLSPGKHLGFSAIRVAISVEGDAGAETLAEIIAHADQWSPVANTLRNAVPVDVVQN, from the coding sequence ATGGCTATTGAAAAGGTTAACTGCTTTTACCCGGACATACTCCGCCCTATCGATAAATCCGGTCTGGAAAAACTGTCCGAAAAAGGCAAGGCAAACCCCGGCGCAACGGTGACGCTGAAGGCGAAAACGGTCTGTGAAGGACAATTCCGCAACCTGACTTATATTCGCGATCTGGCGCCTTATGTCATTGACGAGCCGCCTCATTTGCTGGGCCAGGATACTGCGCCCAATCCGTCGGAAGCCTTGCTTGCCGCGTTGGGCGCCTGTCTGTCGGTGGGCATTCACGCCAACGCGACAGCCCGCGGCATTGCCTTGAGCAAACTGGAATTGGCATTGGAAGGCGATATCAATGTAACAGCGGTCTGGGGAGTGGGCGACCTGTCCCCCGGCAAGCACCTGGGTTTTTCCGCGATCCGCGTAGCCATCAGCGTGGAAGGCGATGCCGGCGCTGAGACTTTGGCTGAAATCATCGCTCATGCCGATCAATGGTCGCCGGTCGCCAACACCTTGCGCAACGCCGTTCCGGTCGATGTCGTGCAGAACTGA
- a CDS encoding AraC family transcriptional regulator: MQPSTDHLVHWLLSSLELETTLFHAGQYCGTWRAAPSGFMRAGFHLVLKGNCWLHLPESRDSIPLEQGDAVFFLRETLHYLNPSKSPDDPSRCRIREGQMTPIDESIPDAVALVCGFFNFKSGLSEMLLSSFPDYLVIRSDNEELVGARAIFDLILAEAKTSGDAPSPLIVRLTDLLFFYAIRQLASTQKISAGLWAVVQSPEFARLLEAMIREPEKSWPVEAMADFSHMSRATFFKRFSRIAGQSPNLFLAMVRMKIAAQLLRQGRSITQTAEKVGYQSESAFSKAFKKIIGQQPGAYQRASLDMKSGLSEAAHGRVM, from the coding sequence ATGCAACCGTCAACAGATCATTTGGTTCATTGGCTGCTGTCCAGCCTTGAGCTCGAAACGACCCTGTTCCATGCCGGCCAGTACTGCGGGACTTGGCGGGCCGCTCCGTCGGGGTTCATGCGCGCAGGCTTCCACCTGGTCCTGAAAGGCAACTGCTGGCTGCATTTGCCCGAAAGCCGGGACAGCATTCCACTGGAGCAGGGCGATGCCGTTTTCTTTCTGAGAGAGACTTTGCATTATCTGAATCCGAGCAAATCGCCCGATGACCCTTCGCGCTGCCGCATCAGGGAAGGGCAGATGACGCCGATCGACGAGTCCATACCCGATGCGGTCGCGTTGGTGTGCGGTTTTTTCAACTTCAAGTCCGGCTTGAGCGAAATGTTGTTGAGCTCTTTTCCCGATTACCTGGTTATTCGCTCCGACAATGAGGAACTGGTCGGCGCCCGCGCCATCTTCGATCTCATTCTGGCGGAAGCGAAAACCTCGGGCGATGCGCCTTCCCCGTTGATCGTGCGGCTGACGGACCTGCTGTTCTTCTACGCTATCCGGCAACTGGCATCGACTCAAAAGATATCGGCGGGTTTATGGGCCGTGGTCCAAAGCCCCGAGTTTGCCAGACTGCTGGAAGCCATGATCAGGGAGCCCGAAAAATCCTGGCCGGTCGAGGCGATGGCGGATTTCAGCCACATGTCCAGAGCCACGTTTTTCAAGCGTTTCAGCAGGATTGCCGGACAGTCGCCCAATCTTTTTCTCGCGATGGTGCGCATGAAAATAGCCGCCCAACTGTTGCGTCAGGGGCGGAGCATCACTCAGACCGCCGAAAAGGTCGGCTACCAGTCCGAGTCGGCTTTTTCGAAAGCCTTCAAGAAGATCATCGGCCAGCAGCCCGGCGCCTACCAGCGCGCAAGCCTCGACATGAAGTCCGGCTTATCCGAAGCAGCCCACGGCCGCGTCATGTAA
- a CDS encoding TonB-dependent receptor, translating into MKIDRLGRLPVISRGLKLPPGSRIEKRLLSAKVFGVLSENTLPTKSAAWCRASQNGPAMLMAGACLLMPGHGFAQDISGDPAAEIARLKQKLEESEKENARLRALTNESAPADTTNAGTAPPQPTPAEGAVSAAAAEPEQEAVEPKNLSEVVVTSRRKEERLQDVPIPITVLGNKNIERDRTYDIQDLTKRAPGVTATTPNGRRTGISIRGIGKASGNDSMEPAVGVMVDDVFMSHVGMSYQDFTDLDRVEVLRGPQGTLMGKNTTIGVINYASKAPGFIQQGFVEGEVGGNQQNGVLPGAFKARASYSNGIVDDLLAFRASAFINTQDGDLHNINPEGGTYNERNRYGGRLQFLLTPSEALRFRLNIDYAEAHENSNVKPKMFEPATFLNGSPRTNTFTSRISRGYFNGYQPIIGDEAWNKIDIGQAQPLPTINGGVSGKLDWDIGPGTLTSVLAYREFHFNAKNDSEETRFDIARGGTKVDTKQYSEELRYAWSPFDWLDTQSGLFLMHTETDSTGRNLYGEDAGAFYASNRQYNELINSNVGLLRSSLNNVFVKTNTTPSTDSIALFEQVNWHITDKATLTLGIRETFESKNNSIEKTATFYDGSPLTSTGNATADAIRAARVAQTYGRQSGDRIDEWSTSWLANPSYKINKDVMVYASAAGGQKSSSVQFNNSDGSNVYVKPEKSLDFELGLKSLLLDKSLMFNINLYHTTVTDYQATTSIPDATQQTGYRSELGNIPEITAMGVEIDSAYYANPWLTFSFGGAYNHARYTDWSTATCPAEIPTSVQAVCDFTGRQVVGAPDLTGIFGVDLHKPLGFAGLIGHAWVNSVVRSSQNLEAQLSSFGEQDAYQVTDIGIGLFTGGKIRYEVNLVANNVFDTQYTTSVNDYSNTYPVGYDGIGARRYVGLVLNSKF; encoded by the coding sequence ATGAAGATCGATAGATTAGGCCGGCTGCCGGTTATAAGCAGAGGCCTGAAACTGCCGCCTGGGAGCAGGATTGAAAAACGGCTTTTATCCGCCAAAGTATTTGGCGTCTTAAGTGAAAACACATTGCCAACCAAATCGGCGGCTTGGTGCCGGGCAAGCCAGAACGGACCGGCAATGCTGATGGCCGGAGCTTGTCTGTTGATGCCGGGCCATGGCTTCGCTCAAGATATCTCCGGCGATCCCGCTGCTGAAATAGCGCGTTTAAAGCAGAAATTGGAAGAAAGCGAAAAGGAGAATGCGCGGCTAAGGGCCTTGACCAACGAGAGCGCTCCTGCCGATACGACAAATGCCGGCACTGCCCCCCCTCAGCCAACGCCGGCGGAAGGCGCTGTTTCTGCAGCGGCGGCAGAACCTGAACAGGAAGCTGTCGAACCTAAAAACCTGTCGGAAGTGGTAGTGACTTCGCGGCGCAAAGAGGAAAGGCTTCAGGACGTGCCGATCCCGATTACAGTGCTGGGAAACAAAAATATTGAACGCGACAGGACTTATGACATTCAGGATCTGACCAAACGTGCCCCCGGCGTTACGGCAACCACCCCCAACGGCAGGCGGACCGGTATTTCGATACGCGGCATCGGTAAGGCCAGCGGCAATGACAGTATGGAGCCCGCGGTTGGGGTGATGGTGGATGACGTTTTCATGAGCCACGTCGGCATGTCGTATCAAGATTTTACCGATCTGGACCGGGTTGAAGTGCTGAGGGGGCCGCAAGGGACCCTGATGGGCAAAAACACGACCATAGGCGTGATCAACTATGCCAGCAAGGCACCCGGTTTTATTCAACAGGGCTTTGTTGAAGGCGAGGTCGGCGGCAATCAACAGAACGGTGTATTGCCTGGCGCATTTAAAGCCAGAGCGTCTTATAGCAATGGGATAGTCGACGATTTACTGGCGTTTCGCGCCTCGGCGTTTATCAATACGCAGGACGGCGACTTGCATAATATCAATCCCGAAGGCGGCACCTACAACGAACGTAATCGTTACGGCGGCCGTTTGCAGTTCCTGCTGACGCCGAGTGAAGCGCTGCGATTCAGGCTGAACATCGATTACGCCGAAGCCCACGAAAACAGCAACGTCAAACCGAAGATGTTCGAGCCGGCGACTTTTCTCAACGGTTCGCCTAGAACCAATACTTTTACCAGCCGAATTTCCCGGGGCTATTTCAATGGTTATCAACCCATCATCGGTGACGAGGCCTGGAACAAAATCGATATAGGCCAGGCTCAGCCTCTGCCTACTATTAACGGCGGTGTTTCCGGAAAACTGGATTGGGATATTGGGCCGGGTACATTGACATCGGTGTTGGCTTATCGCGAATTTCACTTCAATGCCAAAAACGATAGTGAAGAAACCAGGTTCGATATCGCCAGAGGCGGTACAAAAGTCGATACCAAGCAGTATTCCGAGGAGCTGCGCTACGCCTGGTCGCCGTTCGATTGGCTTGATACCCAGAGCGGCTTGTTTCTGATGCATACCGAGACCGATTCCACCGGCAGAAACTTGTACGGCGAGGATGCTGGGGCTTTTTATGCCAGTAATCGTCAATACAACGAGTTGATAAACAGTAATGTCGGTTTGCTGCGCAGTTCTTTGAATAATGTCTTCGTCAAGACCAACACCACGCCATCCACCGACAGTATTGCGTTGTTCGAGCAGGTCAACTGGCATATCACAGACAAAGCCACGCTGACTTTGGGTATCCGCGAGACCTTCGAAAGCAAGAACAACAGTATCGAGAAAACCGCTACCTTTTATGATGGTTCGCCATTGACTTCAACCGGCAACGCCACGGCAGATGCCATCCGCGCGGCACGAGTCGCGCAAACTTATGGCCGGCAGTCCGGCGACCGTATCGATGAATGGTCAACCTCCTGGCTGGCCAATCCCAGCTATAAAATCAACAAAGACGTTATGGTCTATGCGTCGGCCGCAGGCGGACAAAAGTCCAGTTCGGTACAGTTTAATAATTCTGATGGCTCGAACGTCTATGTAAAACCGGAAAAATCGCTGGATTTCGAGTTGGGTCTGAAAAGTTTGCTGCTCGATAAATCGTTGATGTTCAATATCAATCTCTATCACACCACGGTTACCGACTATCAGGCTACCACCAGTATTCCCGATGCGACTCAACAAACCGGTTACCGTTCGGAATTGGGCAACATTCCGGAGATTACCGCAATGGGGGTTGAAATCGATTCCGCTTATTACGCAAATCCCTGGTTGACGTTCAGCTTCGGCGGCGCCTACAACCATGCCCGTTATACCGACTGGAGCACCGCGACTTGTCCGGCGGAGATTCCCACTTCAGTACAGGCAGTCTGCGATTTTACCGGCAGACAGGTCGTTGGCGCGCCTGACCTGACCGGTATCTTTGGTGTGGACTTGCATAAGCCGCTGGGGTTTGCCGGATTGATCGGGCACGCCTGGGTCAACTCGGTGGTGCGCTCATCGCAAAATCTTGAAGCACAATTATCGTCATTTGGTGAGCAGGATGCTTATCAAGTCACGGACATCGGTATTGGTCTATTCACTGGCGGCAAAATCAGATACGAAGTCAATCTGGTGGCCAATAACGTGTTCGATACCCAGTACACCACCAGCGTCAACGATTATAGCAATACCTATCCAGTCGGTTACGACGGCATCGGGGCTCGTCGCTATGTCGGCCTGGTATTGAATTCGAAGTTCTAA
- a CDS encoding ABC transporter substrate-binding protein: MPKKNQPNAMPDQADLQHPDACSCCSMSRRDFIRLTAILGAASALPGGWAHAAESKSGRPLRIGYLPITDSSPLLVAHARKFYEEEGLEVEKPKLFRAWPQLVEAFIAGQVDVIHLLAPTALLIRYGSKFPAKIVAWNHVNGSALTVAPGINDVNDLAGKTVAVPFWFSIHNIILQHLLRQHGLVAVSGVPKDKLKPNEVNLVIMPPPDMVSALANGSISGYIVAEPFNAAAENLKIGKILRFTGDVWKSHACCVVFMREADLEQRPEWSQSVVNAVVKAQAWIRDNRQSTAQLLAKESGSAYTPHAQAVLERALSYYGTDAYGGQGALQHGDWQQQRIDFQPYPFPSYTAELVRLLKSTHVEGNGEFLNTLDPGFVAGDLVDDRFVRRAIDKVGGAKVFGLPETLTREEILS, encoded by the coding sequence ATGCCTAAGAAAAATCAACCGAACGCCATGCCCGATCAAGCGGACCTGCAGCACCCGGACGCTTGCTCGTGCTGCTCCATGTCGCGCCGCGACTTTATCAGGCTGACCGCCATTCTGGGCGCAGCTTCGGCGCTGCCGGGCGGCTGGGCTCATGCGGCTGAGAGCAAGAGCGGCCGGCCCTTGCGCATCGGTTATCTGCCCATCACCGACTCGTCGCCCCTGCTGGTGGCGCATGCCCGGAAATTCTATGAGGAAGAAGGCCTTGAGGTTGAGAAGCCCAAACTTTTCCGTGCCTGGCCGCAGCTGGTCGAAGCCTTCATCGCGGGGCAGGTCGACGTCATTCATCTGCTGGCGCCTACTGCGCTGTTGATCCGTTATGGCAGCAAGTTTCCGGCCAAGATAGTGGCCTGGAACCATGTCAATGGCTCCGCCCTGACGGTGGCGCCTGGCATCAATGATGTGAACGATCTGGCCGGCAAGACGGTCGCGGTGCCGTTCTGGTTTTCGATTCACAATATCATCCTGCAGCATTTATTGCGCCAGCACGGCCTGGTTGCGGTGTCCGGCGTGCCAAAGGACAAGCTCAAGCCCAACGAAGTCAATCTGGTCATCATGCCGCCGCCGGACATGGTTTCGGCGCTGGCCAACGGCAGCATTTCCGGCTACATCGTGGCCGAACCTTTTAATGCCGCCGCGGAAAACCTGAAGATAGGCAAGATCCTGCGCTTCACCGGCGATGTCTGGAAGTCCCATGCCTGCTGCGTCGTATTCATGCGCGAAGCGGATCTGGAGCAGCGCCCGGAATGGTCACAGTCGGTAGTCAACGCCGTGGTCAAGGCTCAGGCCTGGATTCGGGACAACCGTCAGAGCACGGCGCAGTTGCTGGCCAAGGAAAGCGGCAGCGCCTATACGCCGCATGCCCAGGCTGTCTTGGAGCGCGCATTGTCGTACTATGGAACCGATGCCTACGGCGGACAGGGCGCACTGCAACATGGCGACTGGCAGCAGCAGCGCATTGATTTTCAGCCCTATCCCTTCCCGTCTTATACGGCAGAGCTCGTGCGGCTGCTCAAGTCGACGCATGTTGAAGGCAATGGCGAATTTCTGAACACGCTGGACCCCGGCTTCGTTGCCGGTGATTTGGTCGACGATCGTTTCGTGCGCCGGGCCATCGACAAGGTCGGAGGTGCGAAGGTCTTCGGCTTGCCGGAGACGCTCACACGGGAGGAGATTCTGTCATGA
- a CDS encoding aryl-sulfate sulfotransferase — MDIKIFDHKPAKTAFTLLAGALGTCISLSAQGEPSIFPTGTIRYDPAKAYNSFVLFTGGDKIARLIDLNGNPVHQWRNESSLITLIDPALTGGEPGHVLLTLATEEGSGSDLVPGRVGRRVSKTIGEQDWEGRTVWQFGEKAPGGRAQQHHDWARLPNGNTLVLANLVHPVPGFAQPNVLDDVVYEVNPEGETVWTWQASDHIGEFGFTPEELKLVKESKNADYLHLNNLKVVGPNRWYDAGDRRFHPDNLLIDSRNANFIAIIDKQSGQVVWTLGPHYPAIGESGINASRKTPRPVDQISGQHDAHIIPAGLPGAGNLLVFDNQGEGGYPPAALTVTGGSRILEIDPVRKEIVWQYTAEDSGRPGWSFRSAHISNARRLPNGNTFIDEGEVGRFFQVTPASEIVWEYINPYPSRNKDLQTGREIVNYQVYRAQPVPYEWVPAGTPHAENAVIPPDPSQFHLPAVK; from the coding sequence ATGGACATAAAGATTTTTGATCACAAGCCGGCCAAAACGGCCTTCACTTTACTGGCAGGAGCGCTGGGAACCTGCATTTCCCTGTCTGCACAGGGAGAACCAAGCATATTCCCGACCGGCACCATCCGCTACGATCCTGCCAAGGCTTACAATTCATTCGTGCTGTTTACCGGGGGCGACAAGATCGCCCGCCTGATCGACCTGAATGGCAACCCTGTGCATCAATGGCGCAATGAAAGCTCGCTCATTACCCTGATCGATCCCGCGCTGACGGGCGGCGAACCGGGTCATGTGCTGCTAACCCTCGCCACGGAAGAAGGCAGCGGCTCCGACCTGGTGCCGGGCAGAGTTGGCCGGCGCGTCTCGAAAACGATCGGCGAACAGGATTGGGAAGGCAGGACCGTCTGGCAGTTCGGTGAAAAAGCGCCGGGCGGCCGGGCGCAGCAACATCATGACTGGGCCAGGCTGCCGAACGGCAACACCCTGGTTCTCGCCAACCTCGTCCATCCGGTTCCCGGTTTCGCGCAGCCCAATGTGCTGGACGACGTCGTCTACGAAGTCAATCCGGAAGGCGAAACTGTATGGACGTGGCAGGCTTCCGATCACATCGGGGAATTCGGCTTTACGCCGGAGGAGCTGAAACTGGTGAAGGAATCCAAAAATGCCGATTACCTGCATCTCAACAATTTGAAGGTCGTCGGCCCCAACCGCTGGTACGATGCCGGCGACCGGCGATTCCATCCTGACAACCTGCTGATCGATTCCCGCAACGCCAACTTTATCGCCATTATCGACAAGCAGTCCGGCCAGGTAGTCTGGACGCTGGGTCCTCATTATCCCGCCATCGGCGAATCCGGCATCAATGCCAGTCGAAAAACGCCGCGCCCCGTGGATCAGATCAGCGGCCAGCATGATGCCCATATTATTCCGGCCGGTCTCCCCGGCGCCGGCAATCTGCTGGTATTCGACAACCAGGGCGAAGGCGGCTATCCGCCCGCGGCCCTGACAGTGACCGGCGGCTCGCGGATACTGGAGATCGATCCGGTCAGGAAGGAAATCGTCTGGCAATACACGGCCGAGGATTCCGGCCGGCCCGGCTGGAGCTTCCGTAGCGCCCATATCAGCAACGCGCGCCGTTTGCCGAACGGCAACACCTTCATTGACGAGGGCGAGGTCGGCCGATTCTTCCAAGTCACGCCCGCCAGCGAGATCGTCTGGGAATACATAAATCCCTACCCAAGCCGCAACAAAGACCTGCAAACCGGCCGCGAAATCGTCAATTACCAGGTTTACCGCGCCCAGCCCGTGCCCTACGAGTGGGTTCCGGCCGGAACGCCGCATGCCGAGAATGCCGTGATCCCGCCCGATCCCAGCCAGTTTCATCTGCCGGCGGTGAAATAA
- a CDS encoding ABC transporter permease: MSALPERVSGNWPVFFRIRSTSIRLSPVLPLLGIAAALLLWWLATAEALHPESILAQFAPDACFDALLRLIQTGEIVPHMAASLRRVLLSLLFALLAGIPLGLLVGMSRAVERATGPLFQFIRMISPISWMPLAVMVFGIGDAPVYFLLTIAAVWPIMLNVSSGVHAVDPRWLTLARSLCATRRETVMRIVVPAVVAHILTGIRLAIGIVWIVLVPAEMLGVSEGLGYFILDTRDRLAYSELMAAILVIGAIGYLLDLAARLLIRQWSHRREN, translated from the coding sequence ATGAGCGCCTTGCCCGAACGCGTCAGTGGCAATTGGCCGGTTTTTTTCCGTATCCGGTCGACTAGTATCAGGCTGAGCCCGGTATTGCCTCTGCTGGGGATTGCTGCCGCGTTGCTGCTTTGGTGGCTGGCAACCGCCGAAGCCCTGCATCCGGAAAGCATTCTGGCCCAGTTCGCCCCGGATGCCTGTTTCGATGCCCTGCTGCGGCTGATCCAGACAGGCGAAATCGTTCCGCATATGGCCGCCAGCCTCAGGCGCGTGCTGCTGAGCCTGCTGTTTGCGCTGCTGGCCGGCATCCCTCTGGGCCTGTTGGTCGGCATGTCGCGCGCCGTGGAGCGGGCGACCGGGCCTCTGTTTCAGTTCATCCGCATGATCTCGCCCATTTCCTGGATGCCGCTGGCGGTCATGGTTTTCGGGATCGGCGACGCGCCGGTTTATTTTCTGCTTACGATAGCCGCGGTCTGGCCCATCATGCTGAACGTGTCGTCCGGCGTGCATGCGGTCGATCCCCGCTGGCTGACGCTGGCGCGCAGCCTGTGCGCCACGCGCCGGGAAACGGTCATGCGCATCGTCGTGCCGGCGGTCGTGGCGCATATCCTGACCGGCATCCGCCTGGCCATAGGCATCGTCTGGATCGTGCTGGTGCCCGCTGAAATGCTGGGCGTCAGCGAGGGGCTGGGCTACTTCATTCTCGATACCCGCGACCGCCTGGCTTACTCGGAGCTGATGGCGGCCATTCTGGTCATCGGCGCGATCGGTTATCTGCTGGATTTGGCTGCCCGCCTGTTGATACGGCAATGGAGTCATCGCCGGGAAAACTGA